A genome region from Rhodohalobacter sp. SW132 includes the following:
- the hslU gene encoding ATP-dependent protease ATPase subunit HslU, whose product MELITQQGLTPRQIVAELDKYIIGQKEAKRSVSIALRNRWRRLNSEPEIREEIIPNNILMIGPTGVGKTEIARRLAKLSGAPFVKVEASKFTEVGYVGRDVESMIRDLTDIAVNMVKLEMQERVKEKAKKIVEDKILDILIPPVKNRKSPSNSTAGEVGFNPDKASDEELNERTRERFREKLKNGELEDRNIEIEVASKKTPMMQVFGPQGMEEMGFNLQDMLGNMAKGNKKSKRTMPISEAREIMLDQEAEKLVDHEAAVQEALERVQNQGIVFIDEIDKVAESSSSSGKSGGPDVSRQGVQRDLLPIVEGSTVSTKHGIVKTDHILFIGSGAFHVSKPSDLIPELQGRFPIRVELSSLTEEDFYKILTVPKNALTKQYQAMLKTEGVTVNFDEESIREIAHIAAEVNQQVENIGARRLHTILSSLLEELLFAVPDDIGSGTIDIDKSYVNKQLSGLVKDKDLSHFIL is encoded by the coding sequence CAGAAAGAGGCTAAACGTTCGGTTTCTATTGCACTTCGAAACCGCTGGCGTCGTTTAAATTCCGAACCCGAAATCCGGGAGGAGATCATTCCAAATAATATTCTGATGATCGGCCCAACCGGTGTCGGTAAAACGGAGATTGCGAGAAGGCTGGCTAAGCTTTCTGGCGCGCCATTTGTGAAAGTGGAAGCATCAAAATTTACCGAAGTGGGTTACGTAGGCCGCGATGTGGAATCTATGATCCGCGATCTTACAGATATTGCCGTAAACATGGTAAAACTGGAGATGCAGGAGCGCGTTAAAGAGAAAGCCAAAAAAATCGTAGAAGACAAAATTCTTGATATCCTGATCCCGCCTGTAAAAAACAGGAAATCACCCAGCAACTCAACGGCTGGTGAAGTTGGATTTAATCCCGATAAAGCCTCAGATGAAGAACTGAATGAACGAACCCGCGAACGGTTCCGGGAGAAGCTGAAAAATGGCGAACTGGAAGACAGGAATATCGAAATTGAAGTAGCTTCCAAAAAAACACCCATGATGCAGGTATTTGGCCCGCAAGGCATGGAAGAGATGGGATTCAACCTGCAGGATATGCTTGGCAATATGGCCAAAGGCAATAAAAAATCGAAACGCACCATGCCAATCAGTGAAGCACGGGAAATTATGCTCGACCAGGAAGCTGAAAAACTGGTTGATCACGAAGCTGCCGTGCAGGAAGCGCTGGAACGTGTTCAAAACCAGGGAATCGTTTTTATTGATGAAATTGATAAAGTAGCCGAAAGCTCCAGCAGCAGCGGGAAAAGCGGCGGCCCGGATGTAAGCCGACAGGGAGTTCAGCGAGATCTTCTTCCCATTGTGGAGGGCAGCACCGTCTCTACCAAACACGGAATCGTCAAAACCGACCACATTCTGTTCATCGGTTCAGGAGCTTTTCATGTATCGAAACCATCAGATCTGATCCCAGAACTCCAGGGGCGTTTCCCGATTCGTGTGGAACTCAGTTCTCTCACCGAAGAGGATTTCTACAAGATTCTAACGGTCCCTAAGAATGCATTAACCAAGCAGTACCAGGCGATGCTTAAAACGGAAGGAGTTACGGTTAATTTTGACGAAGAATCGATTCGTGAAATCGCCCATATTGCTGCTGAAGTAAATCAGCAAGTGGAAAATATCGGTGCACGCCGGCTTCACACCATCCTTTCTTCACTGCTCGAAGAACTTCTGTTTGCCGTACCGGACGATATTGGCAGCGGTACGATCGACATCGATAAATCGTATGTCAACAAACAGCTTTCGGGACTTGTGAAAGACAAAGATTTGAGCCATTTTATTTTGTAA
- a CDS encoding 16S rRNA (uracil(1498)-N(3))-methyltransferase: MNQFYASPDQINGNRIELTGQEASHVSKVLHKGTGEKIVVTDGIGSRYTGIIKKSDKRSVTIETEDKETFDRPNPEIALALGLIKKRDRLEFAVEKAVELGVSEILLFRGDHSEKFNVRSDRVEATVQSAMKQSLRVFLPAIMIVNSLPDLLSGEDHSTQIIHADQYGSDDSPVISKEMQRLLLVVGPEGGLSENEKAKLADRDAYRLKLGEYRLRAETAAMVMASRFGHQSEFRNEI, from the coding sequence ATGAATCAGTTCTACGCATCTCCTGATCAGATTAACGGCAACCGAATTGAGTTAACGGGCCAGGAGGCATCTCACGTATCAAAAGTACTGCATAAAGGAACGGGAGAAAAGATTGTGGTGACTGACGGTATCGGGTCTCGTTACACCGGCATAATCAAAAAGAGTGACAAACGGAGTGTTACCATTGAGACAGAGGATAAAGAGACGTTTGATCGACCGAATCCGGAGATTGCGCTGGCGCTTGGACTGATCAAAAAAAGAGATCGGCTTGAGTTTGCAGTTGAGAAAGCGGTGGAGCTGGGTGTATCTGAGATTTTGTTGTTCAGGGGAGATCACTCTGAGAAATTTAACGTGCGGTCGGACAGGGTAGAGGCAACAGTTCAAAGCGCTATGAAACAGTCGCTTCGGGTTTTTCTTCCTGCGATAATGATTGTGAATTCACTTCCTGACTTGTTATCAGGTGAAGATCATTCGACTCAAATCATTCACGCAGACCAATATGGATCTGATGATTCCCCGGTGATTTCAAAAGAGATGCAGCGTTTATTACTGGTTGTAGGACCGGAAGGAGGGTTGTCGGAAAATGAAAAAGCTAAACTGGCAGATAGAGACGCATACAGGCTTAAACTGGGAGAATACAGGCTGAGAGCCGAAACTGCTGCCATGGTTATGGCTTCAAGATTTGGACATCAATCAGAGTTCCGGAATGAGATCTGA
- a CDS encoding 2'-deoxycytidine 5'-triphosphate deaminase, with protein sequence MQDIVLRTKGILPVQKLKELVGAGFISGSKDHPIEENQFQPNSIDLRLGERAYRVRSSFLPENESVNQKIEKLLQYSFSIEDGAVLEPNCVYIIPLLESLNLPQSHFTNDKVPDNNSEKEVARLISNENLSAKANPKSTTGRLDIFTRVITDYSHRFEEIEPGYKGKLYLEVVPKSFPIRVRTGNRLNQLRLRHGLQVLSDEELLRVHGADPLLFHSDGSPLPMDKVKVNNGLFMSVNLQAESDDILGYKAKKHRDLIDLDQINHYEISDFWEPIYATNEDHLILEPEAFYIFASRERCRIPKHLAAEMIAYDTGSGELRTHYAGFFDSGFGGAVSDKGARAVLEVRSHDVPFLIEDGQTFCSMRFEPNMENPDFVYGSSIKSNYQGQGLKLGKHFKQPS encoded by the coding sequence ATGCAGGATATTGTACTGCGGACGAAGGGCATTTTACCGGTTCAAAAACTGAAAGAACTTGTAGGGGCTGGATTTATTTCCGGTTCAAAAGACCACCCGATTGAAGAGAATCAGTTTCAGCCAAATTCTATCGATTTACGGTTGGGAGAGCGGGCCTACAGGGTTCGGAGCAGTTTTCTTCCCGAAAACGAATCGGTTAATCAGAAAATCGAAAAACTGCTGCAATACTCATTTTCTATTGAAGATGGTGCGGTTCTCGAACCAAATTGTGTCTATATCATTCCGCTTCTCGAATCTCTGAATCTGCCGCAGAGCCACTTCACCAATGATAAAGTTCCCGACAACAATTCGGAGAAAGAGGTGGCTCGCCTCATTTCTAACGAAAACCTTTCTGCTAAAGCGAATCCAAAAAGTACCACAGGCCGGCTTGATATTTTTACGCGTGTGATTACCGATTATTCCCACCGATTTGAGGAGATTGAGCCTGGTTACAAAGGAAAACTCTATCTTGAGGTGGTTCCCAAGTCGTTTCCGATCCGGGTGCGTACCGGAAATCGGTTGAATCAGCTTCGGCTGCGTCACGGTCTGCAGGTTTTATCTGATGAGGAGCTTCTTCGCGTGCATGGTGCTGATCCGCTTCTTTTTCATTCTGATGGGTCGCCTCTTCCGATGGATAAGGTGAAAGTGAATAACGGACTTTTTATGAGCGTGAACCTTCAGGCTGAATCGGATGATATACTTGGCTACAAAGCAAAAAAACATCGCGACCTGATTGACCTCGACCAAATCAACCATTACGAAATTTCAGATTTCTGGGAGCCGATTTATGCAACTAATGAAGATCACCTGATCCTTGAGCCGGAGGCGTTCTATATTTTCGCCTCCCGTGAACGCTGCCGGATACCAAAACACCTGGCTGCCGAAATGATCGCTTATGATACTGGTTCCGGAGAACTCCGGACGCACTATGCCGGATTTTTTGACAGCGGATTTGGCGGAGCGGTTTCTGATAAGGGAGCCCGGGCGGTACTGGAAGTTCGCTCACACGACGTTCCGTTCCTGATTGAGGATGGTCAGACCTTTTGCAGTATGCGGTTCGAGCCGAACATGGAAAATCCCGATTTTGTATATGGATCGTCGATCAAAAGCAATTACCAGGGGCAGGGCTTGAAACTTGGAAAACATTTCAAGCAACCCTCATAA
- a CDS encoding S41 family peptidase, translating to MSLKKFIAPQLIILLLLSGIWLAGADNIVISNDTDQKNLHKYMQVQRRVMDNYFGETHLDRLFERSILGLVYAMEDSSLALENTPIDTTFMDLEIRNLRDSYNRFEDAYLYIANNYPDKNMDKLTERAIREMLKELDPHSVYIEPEDSDRIQESFAGKFQGIGIQFNIIQDTITVISPISGGPSDQLGIMSGDRIIKIADSSAIGFNNEDVMRSLRGEKGTEVKIEVLRPRSSTPITYRIVRDDIPITTLDTYYMLDDNTGYIKINRFAATTHEEFLSAVNDLNSKGMEKLVLDMRNNPGGYLSQAIAISEEFFPSGTRLVSTESRHSRFNSEVDSRRDGLLKDMPVIALVNQGSASASEIVSGALQDHDRGLVVGRRTFGKGLVQQQYELVDNSNIRVTISRYLTPSGRLIQKPFDNGNEDYAYEIYHRTTDASVDATTFKDDVPDSLRFSTRSGRTVFGGGGIVPDYIVQEDTTISGEVFNFLLANRIEFNFVRDYLDERGDEFRAEWEDDFERYRTDFEWSQDDKDLLLSMMKEHGMEFDNSLDSPNIEDEKLYISEAKYEELLWINLGRMKAEMARQVWGNEKFYPITNDYFNETLTQAMKLWDEVDKITSDYASSTP from the coding sequence ATGTCTCTGAAAAAATTTATTGCTCCACAGCTCATCATTCTACTTCTGTTATCCGGTATATGGCTTGCAGGAGCGGATAACATAGTTATATCAAATGATACGGATCAAAAAAATCTGCACAAATACATGCAGGTTCAGAGACGGGTAATGGATAACTATTTTGGCGAAACGCATCTCGACCGGCTCTTTGAGCGAAGTATTCTCGGGCTGGTATATGCCATGGAAGATTCTTCGCTTGCCCTCGAAAATACACCGATCGATACAACGTTTATGGATTTGGAAATCCGCAATCTTCGCGACTCATACAATCGTTTTGAAGACGCATATTTATATATCGCGAATAATTATCCTGATAAAAACATGGATAAGCTCACCGAACGGGCAATCCGTGAAATGCTAAAAGAGCTTGATCCGCACTCCGTATACATCGAACCGGAAGACAGTGATCGCATTCAGGAGAGTTTTGCGGGTAAATTTCAGGGGATCGGTATCCAGTTTAACATCATCCAGGATACGATTACGGTTATTTCACCCATTTCGGGCGGCCCCAGCGATCAGCTTGGAATTATGTCGGGTGACAGAATTATTAAAATTGCTGATAGCAGCGCAATCGGTTTTAACAACGAAGACGTGATGAGAAGCCTTCGCGGTGAAAAAGGAACCGAAGTTAAAATTGAAGTTCTCCGGCCTCGCAGCAGCACGCCAATCACCTATCGCATCGTACGTGATGATATCCCCATAACGACCCTCGATACGTACTACATGCTCGATGATAACACCGGGTACATTAAAATTAACCGGTTTGCCGCGACCACACACGAAGAGTTTCTGTCTGCCGTAAACGACCTGAACAGCAAAGGAATGGAAAAACTTGTGCTCGATATGCGCAATAACCCGGGAGGCTATCTCAGCCAGGCGATTGCAATTTCGGAGGAGTTTTTCCCAAGTGGTACGAGGCTGGTATCCACGGAAAGCCGGCATTCGCGATTCAACTCTGAAGTTGATTCAAGACGGGACGGTCTGCTGAAAGATATGCCTGTGATTGCTCTTGTAAATCAGGGGTCCGCATCGGCGAGTGAAATCGTTAGCGGGGCACTGCAGGATCACGACAGAGGACTTGTCGTGGGACGACGAACTTTTGGAAAAGGTCTGGTACAGCAGCAGTATGAGCTGGTGGATAACAGCAATATCCGTGTAACCATCTCAAGATATCTCACCCCTTCCGGACGATTGATTCAAAAACCGTTCGATAACGGTAACGAAGATTATGCATACGAAATTTACCACCGCACAACCGATGCTTCGGTAGATGCGACTACGTTTAAGGATGACGTGCCCGATTCACTACGGTTTTCTACGCGATCTGGGCGTACGGTCTTCGGTGGCGGCGGCATTGTACCCGATTATATAGTTCAGGAAGATACCACCATCTCCGGCGAAGTTTTCAATTTCCTGCTTGCCAACCGTATCGAATTTAACTTTGTACGCGACTACCTGGATGAACGCGGCGATGAGTTCCGCGCAGAATGGGAAGATGATTTTGAACGATACAGAACGGATTTCGAATGGAGCCAGGATGATAAAGACCTGTTGCTTTCCATGATGAAAGAACATGGAATGGAATTCGATAACTCTCTCGATAGTCCAAATATTGAAGATGAAAAACTCTATATCTCCGAGGCTAAATATGAGGAGCTTCTCTGGATAAATCTCGGAAGAATGAAAGCTGAAATGGCTCGTCAGGTATGGGGTAATGAAAAGTTCTATCCCATTACCAACGACTATTTTAACGAAACTCTCACCCAGGCAATGAAACTATGGGATGAAGTGGATAAAATTACTTCAGACTACGCAAGTTCCACGCCCTGA